cacaactgcGCTCGATGACTTTTCATTTTCTGAAAATGATGAATAATAGCATCATTACTTATAGTTGCAAATATCCCACGCTCTACATAGCAGACTAAACAACCATTTAAAAATTCATCATTCATACTGTTGCGGAGTTCATTTTTGATGTACTTCATCGATGAGAAAGCTCGTTCCACAGAAGCAGTAGCAACAGGAAGAATAAGAGTCAACTTGATAAGCAAATAAACAAATGGCCAGGTCTGGTGCAATTCTGATTGAACCAGTACTTTAGCAAGATCAATAATCCCCTTCATATTGAAAAATCTCTTATCAGAACCTCGAACATACACTATGAAATTATCAAGCTGGCAACTGAGATCTCGAAGCTTGTTGCTATCAAACTCATTCGGATAATATTCAGCCAACCTCATTGCCTTTTTCTTATCAAAATTACCAAATGACTTAGCTGGATGTAAACAAGCCATACCAAGAAGTAAATCAGTACTAACAGTGTCGAAACGATTATTAAGCTCCTGAAGCAGCAAATCAATAACAGGATAAAAAATTCCAACACGAAAATGATGAGAATATGTAACATCAAGAGTTCTACGTTTCGACTTCCCAGGAATGTAGTTAGCATCCATCTTCGGAATAAATATCTCATGCTTATTACAAAAAGAAAGGGCATCATCCAGTAATGATTTCCATCCCCTATCCCTCATCATTTGCAATTCTTGCTTTGCAGTATTGAGCAGTCCCATAGCATTGACAATATCTTGATCCATCTTCTGTAATGAGCAGTTCAAATAATTTGTCTTCTTCAGAACTTCCAACATCAAGTGCAAcataaaaacaaaatcaaaccccTTAATCTTATCCACAAGACTTTCAGTTGTAAGTCTATCGATATAATTTGGACACTCATATGCAGCAAATTCAAGAACATAAAGAATTGATGGAAATATATCAATGAAGTTCTGTAATGTTTTATAATGAGAACCCCAACGAGTGTCACCTGGTCGTTGAAGCCCACGTTCTTGATTTAATTCCCGTCCTGTGTGCACTTCACCAGAAATGAGCAACTCTTCTAACTTTGCAGCTTGATGTTGTCTAAGCAAATCCCTGCGCTTATAAGATGCTCCAACAATATTCAATACATTAGTAACTATACAAAAAAAATCATCCACATCTGAATTTTTCTTCACAAGAGCCACAAGTGTTAACTGCAATTGGTGAGTAAAACAATGAGTGGAATATGCAGATGGAGTATCAcgcaaaattaaaattttaagactATTTAGTTCTCCTTGCATGTTACTAGCACCATCATAACCTTGCCCACGTATTTGGGATGGACTTAATGAGTGATCCGAAAGAAAAGAATAGATTGTTTCCTTCATTGATCGTGCAGATGTATCATTAACATGGACAATACCAACAAATCGCTCTATCACTTCACCTTTTTTGTCAACATATCGTAGAACAAGTGCCATTTGCTCCTTGTGTGATATATCCTTCGATTCATCAACCAGTATTCCGAAATAATCACCATCCAAGTCTTCAATAATAGCTTTGATTGTTTCTTTTGCACAAGCATCAACAAtatctttttgaatttttgaacacatcatttcattttttggaGCATTTTGTAATATAATGCTTCCAACTTCCTGATCCATGGCTCCATACCATTGCAAAAGTTCAAGAAATATACCTCTATTTGTAGATGATATGCTCTCATCATGACCACGAAACGGCAATCCTAATCTTAAGAGAAACCTTGCCACATCAATTGAAGCACCCAAGCGATGTCGAGTTCATTTTTGTCTTTCTCGTTACGCTTGTCAAAAGAAGTGCAAATTGATTGTGATTGATTTATCAAATCAATCATCATGTTGAAACACTTGTTGTGGATGCTATTTACCTCTCCAATATGAGTTTTGAATCTTTCCTTAGCCTTGTTCCAACCCTTATAACCCTTTTTCGTAAAAGCATCTCCCATATTTCCACGAACATCATGCTCATTTTTAAACAAATAGCAACACAAACAATAAGCAGCATCTTTTGATATACTGTACTCTAACCACTTGGAATGTCGACCTTTGAACCAGCCAGGATAAAACTGACGCATTGCTTTCTTTTTCTTCCCAAACTGAGTTTTAGGAAAATCATGATTCATAGGCTGACAAGGTCCTTTTTAAATATAATATCTTCTAACTTCATCACGTATATTAGCGTCATATTCTGCAATAGGCCTTCTGTTTGCCGAGTCTGCTTTCAaataattgaaattgatatttaaaGGATTTGTATCCCTCTGAACTTCCGAGGGTATGGATGAAGCAACAGGTGGAATAGTAGAACTAGAGCTTGGTTGTCCACGTTTTAACCTGGTGACAAACTTATTCATCCGATTCACAAGATTTAAGACAATTCCTACTAAACAAGATTCAATTAATACTCCTTTTAAATGTAGCATACCGAGAGAAAGAACCATTTCAAAATTTAGAAAGGAAAGAAACAAATATGTTCATTTCCAGACAACAAAGAACACTAGTATTACAATTTTGCAAGTTCTATTATCAATTTATGCTCACGTTCGCTCTATTTTGTACTACAAAGCAATAGATTATGGATAGAGTATAATTTTTATTCTGCTTATTAAGAAAAAAATAGCACCAAGTGCTTGAAACAAGCTTTGGCTTTAGTCCAATATCTACGTATTCTGCTATTCCAATGCAATTATTTAACATTCTTAGCTAATAATGGTTTATGTAAGTTGTATTTTTGTTGTTTGTAAATTCAGTGAAATGCACATGAGAAAAAATCAAAATCATGAGCCAAAAGTTCTTAACCAAAAAACTAACAAAGGAAAAAACACAAATTACACTATCCACAATTTGGTATTCAAATCAACAATACACGATTAGCAACGAGCCAACGAAGAACCATTAGACGGAAGATTGGTGAGAAAATATAGAAGCCCTTAACTTGTAATGTGTAAGAACTAAGAAATAAACAAACATCATTAGAAAAATTAAATCCcccaaaaccctaattcaaatTTTTAGctcttaaaaaattaaaatacctgTGTTCTGAGATTAGTGGACGATGATAATGAAAAtaaaaaacgaaattggaaagaATAGGAGACGAACTGAAGAAGATTGAAATTTGGTTTTGGGGATAAGGGTTTTAGTTGCTGTGTCTCTTGTTTGATTTTTGGGAAAGGTCTAACCTTTTTACCTTTTATTTGATAAACTAAAAAGTAGGAAaagtaaaatattaaaatatacaAAGTCAACAAAATATTAAAATGCTGGCAGGGAGGTTCGAACATAGAACCTATGTGACTAGCCGAAACACTTAAGTTGGACCTGGAAACCAAAGCACCCACTAAACTTTTTGGTTTCTAGGGTGCTTTTTAAATATTTATACCcatttttgatatattttttatatgaCTATACCTAATCCGCGTCGAGTTTAACGGGTGCTGGAGCACCTCCAAATTACATGTTGGTCCGCCCCTGCATATTAGCCATTTTTGTCTGATAATGAAGCCTAAATTGCTTAAGCTGTTTTATTTGAAGAGTGTGTACGATGAATCGTAAAACTTCAGTTGCAATAGAAGCCCCTGTGGgatccagtcccctatcccataatttaaggaaaaaagattttcttcctttgacaaattatccattggcaacaattgtggacttggctaacaagccaatttctttgttcacattttcttgatgtaagcgcttacctcatcataggtaATTCTCTGCTATAAATAGAGCAGAGTTTCTCATTTGCAATACAtcaaaaatctcagacaatacatctgagtgagagcaaagtgaggtataccatagactgtgtaagaaaatagtatgtgaagaaaaatagagtgtgagtgatattgtagtaaggtgggagaaatcaaaagagtgtttttctttttgagtgtgtagtggtctttggagtatttatactcgtgactacacagtgtaaaattccttactatagtgatatcagctgctcctcttggccgtggtttttcccttattcagaagggtttccacgtaaaatcttggtgtcattattgctgcattttattcttgttgatttaaccataagttagtgttccgcgtttatcactaataccgtgaatattatttttgcgggtctattttattcccaacaagtggtatcagagccaaggttctgtctgagtatgctctgtggttgcagcacagtctgaacttccacatcagaaaagaattactttggtcttcgaataaaatagtatttgtatttgtgataaacgatggaagccaacactagtagaatggttactttgagtagCGTAAATTAtgtcatttggaagggcaaaatggaagatttgctctacgtcaagaattttcatcaacctgtctttgccaATAAAAAgtctgataataaatcagatgaagagtggaatttgttgcatcggcaggtttgcggctttattagacagtgggttgacgataatgtattgaaccatatttctggggagacacgtgctcggaccctatgagagcatcttgaaagtttgtatgctcggaaaactggtaacaacaagatgtttttgataaagcaaatgttgggtttaaaataccacgatggttccgtaatgacagatcatctgaatacttttcaggggatcatgaaccagttatctgctatgggcattaattttgatgaagaaattcaaggtttgtttctacttggttccctaccagattcttgggaaataattagaacttcattatcaaattctgctccgaatggtgtgatctctatggatcttgccaagagcagtcttttaaatgaagagatgagaagaaaatctcaaggttcctcctcatcagatgtcttggtgactgacactagggggagaggcaagaatcgtggttctcaaaatagagaacatcatagaagtaaatccagaagcagacttaaagatattgagtgctatcattgcgggaaaaaaaggcacacaaagaagttctaccggattttgaaaaaagagaatagagaaaaggaggaaaagaaagaagatggcaatcgtgttgccgctgtcactacagaagatcttgttactgtccttgatgcggatctgataaatattgcttgtaatgagtcaagctgggttgtggacagtggtgccgcatctcatgtgacatcaaggaaggaacttttctcatcctatactccgggtgactttggaactttgagtatgggtaatgagactgtatctagggtggctggtgttggaacgatttgtttgaaaactagtattggaactaaactagttttaaacaatgtaaagcatgcacctgatgtcgtttgcacttgatctctgttggtgttttggatgatgagggatatgtcagtaccaatggtgctggaaagtggaagcttactaaaggttccatgattgtggctcgtggcgaaaaacgtcgtggtctatactggactacggcctctacctgtgttgatatggtgaatgcagttgagagcaataactcttcaacgttatggcataagaggcttagccacattagcgagaaaggactaaatgttcttgccaaaaagaaattattgtcaaatttcgaaagtgctaaattagaaaagtgtgagcactgctttgctggaaaacaaaatagagtttctttcaagtctcatcctccttcaagaaagacagagttgcttgagttagtgcattcagatttatgtggtccaatgaagacaaggactttggaTGGTGCACTTTACTTcactacctttattgatgattgctcaaggaaactttgggtctacgtcttaaagactaaagaccaagtgttgggtgtctttaagcagtttcaggtttcagttgaaagagaaactggaaagaagctgaagtgtattcgtactgataacggtggtgaatattatggaccgtttgacgaatactgcaagcaacagggtattagacaccagaagactcctcctaggactcctcagcttaatggtttaacAGAGAGaatgaacaggaccttgatggaaaaagtcaaatgtttgctttctgaagcaaagttgccgaatttcttttggggtgaggcattgttgaccgccgcacatgttattaatctatcccctgcggttgctttgcaaagtgatgttccaaacagagtttggtatggcaaagatgtttcctatgaccacttgaaagtgtttggttgcaaagcttttgtacagttcctaaagatgagaggtcaaaattaaatgccaagacaaggcagtgcatcttcattggttatggccttgatgagtttggttacaggctatattgttacaccttggaagttttcccgtactggtatgatgagtgtatggtgtttcactaagtcgggaatggctaattatgaaatctcgaaaaaataataaagttgcagagaaattcactgccagtggtcgtatatggcactatacggaccgtatagtgcactcgtccttcaacctgccaaaaatctcaactttctggaaattgttgaaaatggttaaatacgacccagtttacggcccgtaaactggtttacggaccgtaaaccaggtcgtaaactgccctgtccaccagccaaactctctgcttttgagagaatgcttaaatacgttcactgggacggatcgtaaatcaaaatacggtccgtaaactgcacattacggtcactgttcatcccgacagaaattcattaaacattacctttgagttattaaaaggaacatttggcctcattttatttcattcatcattcatgcaactcaggaaacctccagaactttccaaacactccatccacaagaacccaagagaatcaaaggggatatcaagtccaacaacacaaaatctatgaaaccaagtgcaagaacacatcaagacatcatctaagtcaagaattcccaagaaggtggaactagggttttggctaagtgaaggatttcaactcaagggttgttcaaccactatccaaggtaagtttcatgattattccgtgttgtttgaggtattggaaagcatagacacttgaaatgtagaaggacagAGAAATGAgtcattgttgagtgaatagtgacataaatgaaggatagtagaattgaactatgaacattgaagtgtcatgaatacaaatacgttataaatgatgtttatatcatgaaacaagcaattaatgcatgaaaacgcaaggataagctagaagtagaaatcaggggaaaatttgaggaaaatggtgaattttgccaattgtatgtaaatgatgaatgttgagtACGACTTTGACAGTAgagttataaatgttgggagtgatttgaaacatgagaaaaatggtacgaacgatggaagcgttgtacgacttttcctagaaattgcgatacgttcttgtagttagtttattaatggtgatacgaattctcttatgaaggtaacgacgtgatatcgacgaagaataagtgagcggcatcttagctaagcgaccaaggtatgtgaggctagtctttctttctaatggcatgaatctttgatgtaacttcctattcccttcatgagctctcactttctaagaagttaaaagcctacacttacgaatgtccatatgagataagttatacgatatgatgatgctagtataatgatgatgttaattatcgcttacactcaccttatgtactagttctttcaaggtgaggcagagtattaatagttgttccataatggaatcgggggatcacgaccttacgtcaccccgatagagtaaggttgatctggagctttatgcatgtattacaatgagataagtattttatgatgagtattattattattatgagcatttttatgataagcatgacatgagcatttcacaccgtgcctagttggccgggcagtcaccgccaaggcgggcagctatacggatacaccatgaccttcgggcatgggcagacaccactagtgggcggcatgagatggtaccccggacgcgggaggcctggacgcgggctaatattattgattatcacaccgttccgacatggacgggcagcttgcatatgatgcatacatgttatgaggatgagtatgagtaagatggcacgcatgatttcctttatgattatcagacagatccagatatttcctgttgatgttattactatgttgttgatgttttccttccttgtttatgcttctcatactcagtacaacattcgtactgacgtcctttcttcggacgctgtgttcatgcccacaggtagacagggaggagagcttggtccagatcctcagtagcagtcagctggttgaaagcactccattgtccggaggtgcttaggattacccttttggtatatatgtatatttttgggcacgacggagtcttgttccgtccatgaatatacagtatgttagtagaggctcgtagatacgcagtgtgggttagatggtctcacaagacgttttcatatgcatgtatattattttgagggtcgaaaggcaattgtatataaagtatttatgtttgtttaattatgattttcctacaactggcatgtaaattgataaaagaatattagatgggcaagataagtagtagagtgagcggtgctcggtaactagctccgggtacccgtcgcggccctagctgggtcgtgacatatatgatccaattgagaagaagctCGTGAGAAGtcgtgatgttatcttcatggaggatcaaaccattgaagatattaacaaagcggagaaggtaaaatcttcaagttctgaaggcttagttaatcttgatcaagtcccTCATACAAATGTTGATGACGTTGGTGGGCTCAATGACGATGGTAATGCCCAGactcatgttccagatcagcatgttgatgatgacaatgatgctgctattgatgaggtagatgctcctactcatgaagtcgtggatgagtcagatattccacttaaAAGGTCTACTAGACaacatgttccttcttcccgttattcacctaatgagtatgtattactcactgatgggggagaacctgaatgttatgaggaggccatggaagatgagcgcaaggatcaatggattgaagccatgcaagatgagatgaaatctctgcatgagaaccatacttatgagttggtgaaattgcctaagggcatgagagctttgaagaacaagtgggtgttcaaagttaaagacGAAGAACATAGCTTGAAGCCCAggtacaaagctagattggttgttaagggatttggtcaaaggaaaggtattgactttgacgaaatattttctcctgtcgtgaaaatgtcctccattcggacaaTTCTTGGTTTGgctgctagtcttgatttggagattgagcagatggatgtgaagactgtttttcttcacggtgacttagaagaggagatttatatggaacaacctgagggcttcaaggcaaaaggtaaggaaaatcttgtatgcaaacttaagaagagtctatatggattgaagcaaactcccagacagtggtacaagaagtttgagtctgttatgggggagcaaggttacaagaagacttcttcagatcattgtgtgtttgtacaaagattttctgatgatgactttatcatcctcctgctatatgtggatgatatgttgattgtaggcaagaatgcttccaagattgacgagttgaagaaacagttgagtaagtcttttgcaatgaaagacttgggtcatgctaagcagattttgggcatgagaattactcgttcaaGAGAAGAAAGGAAGCTTTATTTGTcacagaaaaagtacatagaacgtgtactagagcgcttcaatatgaagaatgctaagtgggttagcaaacctcttcctggtcatctgaaattgagcaaaaagatgtgtcctacaacaacggaggaaaaagaaagaatggccaagattccttattcctctgccatcggaagtttgatgtatgcaatggtatgcactcgaccagatattgctcatgcagtcggtgttgttagtagatttcttgaaaatccagggaaagagcattgggaagctgtgaagtggatactcaagtatctaagaggaagctcagatgaatgcttgtgttttagaggatcaaatccaatcttgaagggctatacagattctgatatggcaggtgacctaacagaaaatccactactggatatttgtttactttttcagggggagttgtatcatggcagtcgaagttgcagaagtgtgtcgcactgtctacaactgaagcggagtatattgcggctactgaagctggcaaagagatgatatgaCTCAAGAGATttcttcaagaacttggattgcagcaaatggagtgtgttgtctattgtgacagtcggagtgcaatagacttgagcaagaactccatgtaccatgcgagaacaaagcACATCGacgtcagatatcattggattcgtgatcAGGTAGAGAACGAATTGTTCcaggtcaagaagattcacacgagtgaaaatcctgcagatatgctgaccaaggtggtatcgagagacaagttcgaactgtgcaaagaacttgtcggaaTGCACGCAAActagaagccagtgtaccctccttcaggtgaatgggactggagggggagatttgtggagtccagtcccctatcccatattttaaggaaggaagattttcttcctttgacaaattatacattggcaacaattgtggacttggctaacaagccaatttctttgttcacagtttcttgatgtaagcgcttacctcatcataggtaATTCTCTGCTATAAATAGAGCAGAGTTTCTCATTTGCAATACAccaaaaatctcagacaatacatctgagtgagagcaaagtgaggtataccatagactgtgtaagaaaatagtatgtgaagaaaaatagagtgtgagtgatattgtagtaaggtgggagaaatcaaaagagtgtttttcttttttagtgtgtagtggtctttggagtatttatactcgtgactacacagtgtaaaattccttactatagtgatatcagctgctcctcttggccgtggtttttcccttattcagaagggtttccacgtaaaatcttggtgtcattattgctgcattttattcttgctgatttaaccataagttagtgttccgcatTTATCACTAATactgtgaatattatttttgcgggtctattttattcccaacagcACCTGCCAATGATCAATTAGCAAACGAGAACTTCAAGATAAAGCAGAAAGTATAATGAATTTCACTGCGTCAAATACATGTAATCTAAGCAGATTCTAAGGCTGTGTCATGTTGAAGACTTGAAGTGACAAACAGTGCTATTATTAGGCTTCATCTGACACTGTAATAATTCTAGGGTCCTCATCTCCAGTTGACATTCGTTAACTTCGATTGATAAACAGATAGTCATTCTTCTTTGACAATCTGTGTATTCTAATGAGGATGCAGAGTCCACATCTGT
The nucleotide sequence above comes from Lycium barbarum isolate Lr01 chromosome 3, ASM1917538v2, whole genome shotgun sequence. Encoded proteins:
- the LOC132631455 gene encoding uncharacterized protein LOC132631455, which gives rise to MNKFVTRLKRGQPSSSSTIPPVASSIPSEVQRDTNPLNINFNYLKADSANRRPIAEYDANIRDEFGKKKKAMRQFYPGWFKGRHSKWLEYSISKDAAYCLCCYLFKNEHDVRGNMGDAFTKKGYKGWNKAKERFKTHIGERLGASIDVARFLLRLGLPFRGHDESISSTNRGIFLELLQWYGAMDQEVGKTIKAIIEDLDGDYFGILVDESKDISHKEQMALVLRYVDKKGEVIERFVGIVHVNDTSARSMKETIYSFLSDHSLSPSQIRGQGYDGASNMQGELNSLKILILRDTPSAYSTHCFTHQLQLTLVALVKKNSDVDDFFCIVTNVLNIVGASYKRRDLLRQHQAAKLEELLISGEVHTGRELNQERGLQRPGDTRWGSHYKTLQNFIDIFPSILYVLEFAAYECPNYIDRLTTESLVDKIKGFDFVFMLHLMLEVLKKTNYLNCSLQKMDQDIVNAMGLLNTAKQELQMMRDRGWKSLLDDALSFCNKHEIFIPKMDANYIPGKSKRRTLDVTYSHHFRVGIFYPVIDLLLQELNNRFDTVSTDLLLGMACLHPAKSFGNFDKKKAMRLAEYYPNEFDSNKLRDLSCQLDNFIVYVRGSDKRFFNMKGIIDLAKVLVQSELHQTWPFVYLLIKLTLILPVATASVERAFSSMKYIKNELRNSMNDEFLNGCLVCYVERGIFATISNDAIIHHFQKMKSHRAQL